cctccacAAACAATCTCCTTAAAACCCGTACGTTAACATGCAAGAAAAGAGGCAGGCCTGTAAATAATATTAGACTTGGTCTCTCACCATAGATGATAGATCCCATCTCCTCCTCTTCTCCCAATCATTTTCTCATGCATCAATCCGAAGTGCCTCCCTAGCTCCTTCACCATCCATTAATCCTCCCGCCTTCTTCCTCGACCTTCCACCTTCCTTCAATCTTGATCCCAGctctgtttttccttctctttttctgcCTTTATCCTATGCTACGCAGGTACGTCCATTGTCGTTAATTAGCACTGATTGCAGGTATATGTATGTCGTCTTTTCGAATTCAACAAGGCAGCCCCATCGCTCTTTATTCACTCCAATCCCATCCAGCCCAaggttttcttccctttttccttcttttctggTGAGTTTTTCTTGGATCAGATTACTCATACACAGGCAAGAAATCGAACGCCATTAATCATAATTCGTACGATTGGTAACTATATATACACATCATATATGCTCGTGATCATGATGAGGTGCAAATGTTATGGTGTGTTCGTTGTATCGTCAATCAAAAGGCCATTGGTCAAGAGACATTGTTAAACGATCGAGCAGCAGCCTaactacaaaattaattaattaattgataatggCATCTCTGTCTTCCCAACCATCCAAGAAGGGCATACGTAGCCCAGCTGGGAACACGGCCAACAACAACAGCTCCCAGCAGGGAAATCGTGGTTCCACCGGCCAAACTGTCAAATTCGCTAGACGAACTTCAAGCGGTCGCTATGTTAGTCTATCAAGAGAAGACCTTGATATTTCTGGAGAACTATCGGGAGATTACACGAACTATACGGTGCAGATTCCCTCCACACCTGACAATCAGCCAATGGACACGTCCGTGGCGGTCAAGGCCGAAGAGCAATATGTTTCCAATTCTCTTTTTACAGGCGGGTTCAATAGCGTTACGCGTGCGCATCTCATGGACAAGGTGATAGATTCGGAGGTGTCTCATCCTCAGATGGCTGGTGCCAAGGGCTCTTCGTGTGCAATGCATGCTTGCGATGGCAAGGTCATGAAGGATGAGAGAGGACATGATGTCATACCTTGTGAATGCAGGTATAATATCAAGCTCTGACTTCTCTTAATTACGTACAggaacataatttaatttattttaattttctgctCGCGTGCAGGTTCAAGATTTGCAGGGATTGCTATATGGACGCCCAAAAAGATACTGGTTTATGTCCAGGGTGCAAGGAGCCATACAAGGTGGGTGATTACGAGgatgaaataccaaatttttCCAGTGGAGCACTGCCATTGCCACCTCCAAGTAAAGGAGGTGATCACAATAACATGACAATGACGAAGAGAAACCAAAATGGAGATTTCGATCACAACAGGTGGTTGTTTGAGACACAAGGTACTTACGGCTATGGGAATGCCTTTTGGCCCCAAGATGACATGTATGGCGATGATGGCGATGAAGGGTTTCCGGGTGGCATGTTAGAAAATATGGATAAGCCATGGAAGCCCCTCAGTCGTGAGCAGCCAATCTCCAATGCCATCATCAGCCCTTACAGGtgatacatacatacatacacatacatacatacatacatacacacacacacatatatatatatatatatatatatatatatatatatatatatatatatatatatatatatatatatatatcttaatttgTCTTAGTTTtggataatttattattagaatctGCTTTTATAATTAAGAGTGCAACATTTATTACAGACTAATATTGCCAGAATTAAAAATGTGTAGTTAATTTAGAGGAAATTGATATGAActggtataaaaataaaagagagggtAATTGAAAAGAGATTAGTGCTGTGCTGTGAATGACTACAGGTTTCTAACGGAACTGCAACTCCATAGTTATGATCTCATACTAAATTTCTGCAAGCGGGTACCATCCAGCTTTCTGAAGCCCAAATAAATCTCGCAGTCACGGTGGCACCAGCAGAACATGGAGTTCTTGGTCGActtagaaacaagaaaaaaaactcacaaattTTCGAATTTTCCGCAACCTTtctcatgtatatatattcgCACATATCGGTGCTGACTTACATATACATGACTCCAgacaaaaattaatgataaattggTAAGCCTGCATAACATTTCTTATGCACGCATATTTGCAGGTTGCTGATTGTGGTTCGACTGGTTGTGCTGGGTTTCTTCTTGCATTGGAGAATAATGCATCCAAATGAGGACGCAAGATGGTTGTGGGGCATGTCAGTGGTTTGTGAAGTATGGTTTGCTTTCTCATGGATCCTGGATATAATTCCCAAACTTTCTCCTATCAACCGGTTCACTGATCTTGAGGTCCTCCGTGACAAGTTTGACATGCCGTCGCCTTCCAATCCCACAGGCAGATCTGATCTCCCTGGTATTGACCTCTTTGTGTCCACTGCTGATCCTGATAAAGAGCCACCACTTGTCACTGCCAACACTATCCTTTCCATACTCTCGGTGGATTATCCTGTAGAGAAGGTGGCATGCTATATCTCTGATGATGGAGGTGCGCTCCTCACTTTTGAGGCAATGGCTGAGGCAGCAAGCTTTGCTGATTTGTGGGTTCCATTCTGTCGAAAACATAATATTGAGCCAAGGAACCCTGAAACCTACTTCAGCCTAAAAATTGATCCAACTAAGAACAAGAGCAGGATTGATTTTGTCAAGGATAGAAGGAAGATGAAAAGGGAGTATGATGAATTCAAGGTGAGGATCAATGGGCTTCCAGACTCCATTAGGAGGAGATCAGATGCTTTCAATGCAAGAGAGGAAATGAAGATGTTGAAGCACATGAGGGAGAGCGCCGGAGGTGATCCTTTGGAGCCAATAAAGGTCCCGAAAGCTACATGGATGGCTGATGGCACCCATTGGCCTGGAACTTGGGCCTTCCCAGCTGCCGAACATTCCAAAGGTGACCACGCTGGAATTCTTCAGGTACCGGAAAACTTCAttcgttttttattttcttgatcatAAGCTGTCTTGTAAATAATTTGATCAGGATTATATTAATTCATGATCATGTGGGTGCAGGTGATGTTGAAGCCTCCTAGCCCTGACCCACTGATGGGAGGTGCGGATGATAAGATGATAGACTTTACAGATGTGGACATACGACTACCAATGTTTGTGTATGTCTCACGAGAAAAGAGGCCAGGCTATGACCATAACAAGAAAGCTGGTGCCATGAATGCTCTTGTAAGAGCATCTGCCATTCTATCCAATGGTCCATTCATTCTCAACTTGGATTGCGATCACTACTTCTACAACTGCAAAGCTATCAGGGAAGGAATGTGCTTCATGATGGACAGGGGTGGCGAGAATATCTGCTATATACAGTTTCCCCAGAGATTTGAAGGCATTGATCCTTCTGATAGATACGCTAATCGCAATACTGTGTTTTTTGATGGAAACATGCGTGCCCTTGATGGTGTTCAggtacttaaaattaaaaaaataaaaataaaaataaaaataaatacttgtaGATATAATTATTGCCAACGTCAATTACAAGAACACACACATTAACAGTGATGGATTAATCTTACACACATGCGTTACAGGGCCCGGTTTATGTTGGAACGGGTTGCATGTTTAGAAGATTTGCATTATATGGATTTGATCCACCGAATACAAGTAAGAccgaggaaaagaaagaagcagagACACTTCCCTTAAGAGCTACCGACTTCGATCCTGATCTTGATTTCAATCTGCTACCCAAGCGGTTTGGGAATTCTACAATGCTGTCTGAATCTATTCCTATTGCCGAGTTCCAAGGCCGCCCTTTAGCTGATCATCCCGCTGTCAAGTATGGACGTCCTCCTGGTGCTTTGAGGGTCTCTCGTGAACCACTTGATGCCGCTACAGTTGCTGAAGCCGTTTCTGTCATTTCTTGCTGGTAACGCCAACCTTTCCATTTCATTATTGATCAACTATAGCCAGAAATCACATCAtctgtgactttttttttttataaaaaagagagagagcacaAGACATTCACCATCCATGTTATTACATGCTGCTTTATGTATAGGTACGAGGACAAGACTGAATGGGGGGACCGAGTGGGTTGGATTTATGGTTCAGTCACGGAAGATGTTGTGACTGGCTATCGGATGCACAACCGTGGCTGGCGCTCTGTCTATTGCATAACCAAGCGTGATGCTTTTCGTGGCTCAGCTCCTATTAACCTTACTGACCGTCTCCACCAGGTGCTTCGTTGGGCCACTGGCTCTGTTGAGATTTTCTTTTCCAGAAACAATGCCTTTTTGGCCACTAGGCGTCTCAAAATCCTCCAACGCCTTGCTTACCTTAATGTTGGCATATACCCATTCACCTCGATTTTCTTGATCGTCTATTGCTTTCTCCCtgcactctctcttttttccggATTCTTCATTGTCCAAACCCTGGACATCGCATTTTTAATCTACCTCCTACTTATAACTATTTGCCTCGTCCTTCTTGCCATTCTAGAGGTGAAGTGGTCTGGTATagagttggaagagtggtggaGGAACGAACAGTTCTGGCTTATCTCTGGAACCAGTGCCCACTTTGCTGCTGTCATGCAAGGCCTTCTCAAGGTGATTGCAGGAATTGAGATATCTTTCACATTGACTTCCAAGTCTGCAGGAGATGACGTTGACGATATATATGCAGACCTGTATCTCGTAAAGTGGACATCCTTGATGATTCCACCCATTGTGATTGCCATGACAAACATGATTGCCATGGCCTTTGCTTTCATAAGGACGATTTATAGCACAGTTCCGCAGTGGAGTAAGTTTGTTGGCGGAGCTTTCTTTAGCTTCTGGGTGCTGGCTCATTTATATCCTTTTGCCAAGGGCTTGATGGGAAGGAGGAGAAAGACCCCAACCATCGTGTTTGTTTGGTCCGGTCTCATCGCCATTACTATCTCTTTGCTATGGATTGCCATTAGCCCACCAAAGACAACCGGAACAGCTGATGGAGCTGGGGGAGGGTTTCAGTTCCCTTGACTGCTGCCGGCTGAGTGAACAGATGCATGAATGAATCTTAGATTACTGACTTGTAAGATTTTCAGGATCCAAGACAGTTCAAGAGAACAAGGCTTGAGATGGAACAAGATTTTGCACTTCAGTATTTTCTTTCTGTAACTTTCTAATAGACTTACGGTCAGCAAAAGGTAGCCTTGAAGGAATGGTTACATGCTGAAAAATCTGTAAGCTGAAGGTCAAATATTGATGTCACTCCCATAAATTTTCGTGATAATTCAGtggcctgtttttttttatccctccCAGTAATCCTGTCCCCATTCAAATGCATTCACGCAAATGCATCACAGGCACCTAGAACATAGCCAGCACGTCGTTTTTTTGCCTCCCCCTGCCCAGATTGTTATATAAGCATGCACCTAATCATATAGCATATGATCAAACATTCAATTCAGAAAAATAATCAAGCAGTAAAAAGGCGCATAAATTAATTCCTTGGCCTTACAAGTGACCGCCGacagaaataaaagaatcaacacCCATCATACATGGATTCTATGATCCACCACATTCCCCCTTCTTTCCCTTTTAGTAAACCAAAAAGGCATTATatgaagggaaagaaaaaactgaaatatGTAAATAGTTCCTTAATGATTCAATTCTGATGATTTATGCTACTTAATTAcagaattaaacaaaataaaacaagtgtgtaaataaatatatccaATTAGATAATCAACTGTGAGTGTGACTAGCAAATTACACTACAAAATCAGAGTTTTGACTTGATCCTACATATTTCAACTCTTCGGAGCAAGATGACCGTGAAATCTCCTCCCTGTGTGCTCAACTCAAGTGACTGCCAAAATGCGAATCCTAAAGATCTGACATCTCAAATGGTACTCGCACGAACAACTGGCCATGCAGGGTGACCACAGCAGATGTCTGATGCGGATCAATTCTGGTAGGTAAACTCACGACCTGAAAGTAAAACCTTCTGTTAGTCTTATTACTATTTACTTGGAAGTGGTCCTTGCTGATTTTAAAACCTGACGCTGCGAAACACCCATCCACAACTTAAGGCAGATGTTAGGTCATCAAGGCTTTAGAATCAGTCTAGGAATAGCAGTTTCATATTGAAGAATCCAGGACATGGATGCAACAAAACATAAAGTtactattttattcttcaactgtAAAAGATTGAAATTCTGATGTTGGAAAATATTTGCATAAATAATACACAGCCAAAAAACTGTCTACAACATCCTCTGAGTGCTCTGAACATGCAGAAAAAGTCAAGCAACCCATGCAAACAAATGCAAATAACAAAGCCCTGTTCATGCTTAACAAACCTTTTTAAAAGGTGTCACGCCCCAAGGATTATCCAGATGCTCTGGTTGGCCAGATATGATCAAACGCCCTGCTGGATCAGACTGAACATGCACCTGGCAGCAAAGGACAGAATAGACTTAGCACATGAAGATTTATAGAATGTATAGATTCAGTTAGAAAGGCAATcatccacatatatatatatatatatatatataaggagaagaaacaaaagcaaacTCAATTGAAGGCAATATCACAGACAACCGGGCAAGTGCCATAAAGTTACAGAACAGGCTAACCACCCCTTGGGCTGGACCTCCAAGTTGGATCAGGCTAATATGTCATTCTAGGTACACTTCTAATATTGCTTCCTAATTGAAGGTTCTGTAATTTTCATGCTCAAATGAAGAGACATTGTCAGGCTCAATTGCCATGCTCAAATTAGAGAGTAGCCTAACTGGATGCAACCCCAAATGGCAAGAAAGAGAGCACCAgaacttaaaaattaagtttcctTGCTTTGCTGGTGTACTTCTAAGCAAAAGCCAAAGCATTTGGAACCAGTCATCATTTGCATCTGACATTCATTTTGCTGCACTGCAGCCTCCATAATCAAACTTTACCTCTAAAAACTTGAACTTCACTTAAAAAGCTCAATTAGTCTTTGTGTGATAGTTATCGAAATTGAGAAATTGATGGACTTGTGAGTGTGAGTGTatgtgagagagaaagagagcttACCTCCTCACGCAGAAGCCCTGGAACTAAAGCATATATCTCAAAGCAGTCATTCTGCATGCagtgaaaaattaaatcatattagtTCTTAACTAGGAGAAGCTTGGGGAGAAATTTATATAAGTACCATAAGAAAGATGAGAAAACTTACAGTTTTTTGCACATTGATTTTTACCCAGTCAGCTG
The DNA window shown above is from Populus trichocarpa isolate Nisqually-1 chromosome 4, P.trichocarpa_v4.1, whole genome shotgun sequence and carries:
- the LOC18098176 gene encoding cellulose synthase-like protein D4, translated to MASLSSQPSKKGIRSPAGNTANNNSSQQGNRGSTGQTVKFARRTSSGRYVSLSREDLDISGELSGDYTNYTVQIPSTPDNQPMDTSVAVKAEEQYVSNSLFTGGFNSVTRAHLMDKVIDSEVSHPQMAGAKGSSCAMHACDGKVMKDERGHDVIPCECRFKICRDCYMDAQKDTGLCPGCKEPYKVGDYEDEIPNFSSGALPLPPPSKGGDHNNMTMTKRNQNGDFDHNRWLFETQGTYGYGNAFWPQDDMYGDDGDEGFPGGMLENMDKPWKPLSREQPISNAIISPYRLLIVVRLVVLGFFLHWRIMHPNEDARWLWGMSVVCEVWFAFSWILDIIPKLSPINRFTDLEVLRDKFDMPSPSNPTGRSDLPGIDLFVSTADPDKEPPLVTANTILSILSVDYPVEKVACYISDDGGALLTFEAMAEAASFADLWVPFCRKHNIEPRNPETYFSLKIDPTKNKSRIDFVKDRRKMKREYDEFKVRINGLPDSIRRRSDAFNAREEMKMLKHMRESAGGDPLEPIKVPKATWMADGTHWPGTWAFPAAEHSKGDHAGILQVMLKPPSPDPLMGGADDKMIDFTDVDIRLPMFVYVSREKRPGYDHNKKAGAMNALVRASAILSNGPFILNLDCDHYFYNCKAIREGMCFMMDRGGENICYIQFPQRFEGIDPSDRYANRNTVFFDGNMRALDGVQGPVYVGTGCMFRRFALYGFDPPNTSKTEEKKEAETLPLRATDFDPDLDFNLLPKRFGNSTMLSESIPIAEFQGRPLADHPAVKYGRPPGALRVSREPLDAATVAEAVSVISCWYEDKTEWGDRVGWIYGSVTEDVVTGYRMHNRGWRSVYCITKRDAFRGSAPINLTDRLHQVLRWATGSVEIFFSRNNAFLATRRLKILQRLAYLNVGIYPFTSIFLIVYCFLPALSLFSGFFIVQTLDIAFLIYLLLITICLVLLAILEVKWSGIELEEWWRNEQFWLISGTSAHFAAVMQGLLKVIAGIEISFTLTSKSAGDDVDDIYADLYLVKWTSLMIPPIVIAMTNMIAMAFAFIRTIYSTVPQWSKFVGGAFFSFWVLAHLYPFAKGLMGRRRKTPTIVFVWSGLIAITISLLWIAISPPKTTGTADGAGGGFQFP